From Cucumis melo cultivar AY chromosome 1, USDA_Cmelo_AY_1.0, whole genome shotgun sequence, a single genomic window includes:
- the LOC103492900 gene encoding uncharacterized protein LOC103492900 has translation MAAIKTTIFISLLALLFFYEYLYPLPPPVRGAHSNSVTGVLHRKILQTAAHKTAGDNVESSSERKMNNVHMKIGTSGGGGGGRGGGGGGGRGGRGGGGGRDRSSKRTNLGGGGTGHHKSAANRSLVASFGVGFLLFILGLFM, from the coding sequence ATGGCTGCCATCAAAACCACAATTTTCATATCTCTTCTCGCCCTACTCTTCTTCTACGAATATCTATACCCACTTCCTCCCCCGGTTCGCGGCGCCCATTCCAATTCCGTTACCGGGGTGCTGCACCGGAAAATCCTTCAGACGGCGGCTCATAAGACTGCAGGTGACAATGTCGAGTCCTCTTCAGAACGGAAGATGAATAACGTTCATATGAAAATAGGTACAAGCGGCGGTGGTGGCGGTGGCCgcggtggtggtggtggtggtggccGCGGTGGCCGCGGTGGTGGCGGTGGCCGCGATAGATCGTCGAAGCGGACAAACCTGGGAGGAGGTGGAACTGGCCACCATAAATCGGCGGCGAACCGGAGCCTGGTCGCGTCTTTTGGCGTTGGATTTCTTCTCTTCATTTTGGGATTGTTCATGTGA